The following are from one region of the Nicotiana tomentosiformis chromosome 7, ASM39032v3, whole genome shotgun sequence genome:
- the LOC104099295 gene encoding NDR1/HIN1-like protein 13, producing MTQTVNGTNHNHNSHDPVPLQSHPHYYPPPSSSSSKASFKGCCCCLFLLFSFLLLLILAVILVIVLALKPKKPQFDLQQVGVQYVGITPNSAIASAAASSAAVSLNIHMVFTAVNDNKVGIKYDESRFTVMYRGIPLGRGIVPGFYQPAHSVRRVETTIVVDRVNLLQADAADLIRDAALNDRVELRILGDVGAKIRILGLTSPGVQVSVDCAIVISPRKQALTYKQCGFDGLSV from the exons ATGACTCAGACCGTGAATGGCACCAACCATAATCATAACTCACATGATCCAGTACCACTTCAAAGTCACCCTCATTACTACCCACCTCCTtcttcttcatcctcaaaagcttCTTTTAAAGGCTGCTGCTGTTGTCTCTTCCTTCTTTTCTCCTTCTTACTTCTCCTCATTCTCGCAGTCATTCTAGTTATCGTCCTCGCCTTGAAGCCCAAGAAACCCCAATTCGACCTTCAGCAAGTGGGCGTTCAGTACGTGGGTATCACTCCCAACTCCGCTATTGCTAGTGCCGCAGCATCTTCTGCTGCTGTTTCTCTCAATATCCACATGGTCTTCACCGCTGTCAATGATAATAAGGTGGGAATCAAGTACGACGAGTCCAGGTTTACTGTCATGTACCGCGGGATTCCACTTGGAAGGGGAATTGTTCCCGGGTTTTATCAACCCGCGCACAGTGTTCGGCGGGTCGAAACTACGATCGTCGTGGATCGGGTCAACTTGCTCCAGGCCGATGCAGCTGATTTGATCCGTGATGCGGCGTTGAATGACCGGGTCGAGCTTCGGATTTTGGGTGATGTCGGAGCTAAGATTCGGATCCTTGGGCTTACTTCACCCGGTGTGCAG GTATCCGTGGATTGCGCAATAGTGATCAGCCCAAGGAAACAGGCTCTCACCTACAAGCAGTGTGGATTCGATGGCCTTAGCGTATGA